In a genomic window of Pseudomonas mohnii:
- a CDS encoding DUF3509 domain-containing protein — translation MDNPFQLITDAFAADYQINLSIQGLDGCIMLTLSNSGHIVAKRMISADQRNDPERLKRLVQSIQFGIAIEQGHSAVAILEAMTDGDTRNLPPPPAKGRPRPAMGF, via the coding sequence ATGGACAACCCTTTCCAGCTCATTACCGATGCTTTTGCAGCGGATTATCAGATCAACCTGAGCATTCAGGGTCTCGATGGCTGCATCATGCTGACCCTGTCCAATAGCGGCCATATCGTGGCCAAACGCATGATCAGTGCTGACCAGCGCAACGACCCCGAGCGCCTCAAACGCCTGGTACAAAGCATTCAGTTCGGCATTGCCATCGAACAGGGCCACAGCGCCGTGGCCATTCTCGAAGCCATGACCGATGGCGACACGCGCAACCTGCCGCCGCCACCTGCCAAAGGCCGGCCTCGACCCGCCATGGGGTTTTAA
- a CDS encoding HPF/RaiA family ribosome-associated protein, translating to MQIQVNSDNHIQSSIRLEEWVRTTIESTLERYEEDLTRVEVHLRDENGDKPGPHDLRCQLEARPKGHQPISVTHKAASLELAIDGAAEKLEHALEHLFGKLRGKPRATVVPFEREANADVLLEEEFLENEQAAQNG from the coding sequence ATGCAAATCCAAGTCAACAGCGATAACCATATTCAAAGCAGCATCCGACTGGAGGAGTGGGTACGTACTACCATTGAGAGCACGCTCGAACGTTATGAGGAGGACCTGACCCGAGTGGAGGTTCACCTGCGGGACGAGAACGGCGACAAGCCTGGTCCCCACGATCTACGCTGCCAACTGGAAGCGCGGCCAAAGGGCCACCAACCGATTTCCGTTACCCATAAAGCCGCCAGCCTGGAACTGGCGATCGATGGAGCTGCCGAGAAACTCGAGCACGCACTGGAACACCTGTTCGGCAAATTGCGCGGCAAACCACGAGCCACTGTGGTGCCGTTCGAGCGCGAGGCTAACGCCGACGTGCTGCTGGAAGAAGAATTTCTTGAAAACGAGCAGGCTGCGCAAAACGGCTGA
- a CDS encoding RNA polymerase sigma factor: protein MITRPPEPREIQRDGLHGDRAHFLQVFLSQRSQMEALVSRRVGCRATAADLVQDLFLRFWRRPLVQVEELGTYLLRCAGNIAIDHLRSEGTRVRASEGLMVEPADGVGSEPQAALEAGNDLRHVEAALRALPERTRQIFLLNRIHGRKYAEIAKAMGLSQSAVEKHMMRALEACKASLREPEPRTPGKAK from the coding sequence ATGATCACTCGTCCACCCGAACCCCGCGAAATCCAACGCGATGGCCTGCACGGCGATCGTGCACATTTTCTTCAGGTATTCCTCTCGCAACGTTCGCAAATGGAAGCGCTGGTCAGTCGTCGCGTCGGCTGCCGGGCGACGGCGGCGGACCTGGTTCAGGACTTGTTCCTGCGTTTCTGGCGACGGCCGCTGGTGCAGGTCGAAGAGCTCGGCACCTACCTGTTGCGTTGCGCGGGAAACATCGCCATCGATCATTTGCGCAGTGAAGGCACACGGGTGCGGGCCAGCGAAGGTCTGATGGTCGAACCGGCGGATGGCGTGGGCAGCGAACCGCAAGCGGCACTGGAGGCGGGCAACGATCTGCGTCATGTCGAGGCGGCGTTGCGCGCATTGCCCGAACGCACGCGGCAGATCTTTCTGCTCAATCGTATCCATGGCCGCAAATATGCCGAGATCGCCAAGGCCATGGGACTGTCCCAAAGTGCCGTGGAAAAACACATGATGCGCGCGCTCGAGGCCTGCAAGGCCAGCCTGCGGGAACCCGAACCTCGCACGCCAGGGAAAGCGAAGTGA
- a CDS encoding FecR family protein, with the protein MNTIEPVIPTPAQEQAALAWLSLLHDQPSSGDQATFSQWLQADPAHAEAYARAQVVWELSEVPARTMADEDASALQGYLDAMNRSRRRSVVRWSGALAMAACLLLMISLGTGWQLSRWVDDLGADYVSAPGEIRTVTLADQSQVTLDTDSAIAVDFSRGERHVQVRRGAGFFNVTHTGEPFVVEAEKGRAQVLGTQFEVRLQPHGAKVTVLSGRVGVTADRSAGQQVLTAGQQVAYGKGLAEKLHAVDSEAQLAWRQGWLNYYKATLADVVQDLERYYPGRIVLLNDELAKRRVSGSFPSKDPQSVLSSLQAVLGFEQHQLLGHLIILR; encoded by the coding sequence GTGAATACCATTGAACCCGTCATCCCGACGCCAGCACAGGAACAGGCGGCATTGGCCTGGCTGAGTCTGCTGCACGACCAGCCCAGCAGCGGTGATCAGGCGACGTTCAGCCAGTGGTTGCAGGCCGACCCGGCCCATGCCGAGGCCTATGCCCGTGCTCAGGTTGTCTGGGAATTGAGCGAAGTGCCGGCGCGGACGATGGCGGATGAGGATGCATCGGCCCTGCAAGGTTATCTCGACGCCATGAACCGCTCGCGCCGCCGCAGCGTTGTGCGTTGGTCCGGGGCGTTGGCCATGGCGGCATGCCTGCTGTTGATGATCAGCCTCGGTACGGGTTGGCAGCTCTCGCGCTGGGTCGATGACCTGGGGGCCGATTATGTGTCGGCACCGGGGGAAATCCGCACCGTCACCCTGGCCGATCAGTCGCAAGTCACCCTCGATACCGACAGCGCCATCGCCGTGGATTTCAGTCGTGGCGAGCGGCATGTGCAGGTGCGACGAGGGGCCGGTTTTTTCAACGTGACCCACACCGGCGAGCCGTTTGTGGTGGAGGCCGAAAAGGGCCGCGCCCAAGTGTTGGGCACGCAGTTCGAGGTGCGCCTGCAACCCCATGGGGCGAAGGTCACGGTGTTGTCCGGGCGGGTTGGCGTGACGGCGGACAGGAGCGCCGGGCAGCAGGTCCTGACGGCCGGTCAGCAAGTGGCATATGGCAAAGGCCTGGCGGAAAAACTCCACGCGGTGGACAGCGAAGCGCAGTTGGCGTGGCGCCAGGGGTGGCTCAATTACTACAAAGCGACACTGGCCGATGTGGTCCAGGACCTGGAGCGCTATTACCCGGGACGGATTGTGTTGCTCAACGATGAACTGGCGAAACGTCGGGTCAGTGGCAGCTTCCCGAGCAAGGACCCGCAGTCGGTGCTGAGTTCGTTGCAGGCAGTACTGGGGTTTGAGCAACACCAGCTTCTGGGGCATTTGATTATTTTGCGTTGA
- a CDS encoding TonB-dependent siderophore receptor translates to MKSRAKSGSVKQWLGVAALSFSALALLPLSVAMAADTRAPQRAPFSFSMAAKPLPQALSDFSRVTGISVIYTDEAPYGLNAPAINGQMSAEQALQRLLSGSGFTFRRTDDHTIALEPQPTEGALNLGATTITSVMDQSTSYQPPPTSSIMRSSAPIQEIPQTINVVAAQVIRDQAPRNLDDALANVSGITQGNTLGSTQDSVMTRGFGDNRNGSIMRDGMPLVQGRGMNATVDRVEVLKGPASLLYGIQDPGGVVNMVSKKPELEQYNALTLRGSTYGEGKNGSGGSFDSTGALGTSGLAYRMVLDHEDEDYWRNYGVHRETLVAPSLAWFGERTKLLFAYEHREFLTPFDRGTVIDPRTNHPLDISRNERLDEPFNDMEGRSDLYHFEADHELNDNWNAHLGYSWNRETYDASQVRVTAIDTGKGTLTRSMDGTQNAISTDRFATASLEGKVNVAGMQHDLVFGIDDEYRKIYRADLIRQKSLSTFSYLNPVYGREVQGTTVSPADSAQTDLLRSDSVFVQDSIHLTDQWIFVAGGRFQAYDQYAGKGVPFKANTDNNGQKWVPRAGLVYRYTDELSFYGSYTESFKPNSTIAPLSGSSTVLDGSIAPEQAKSWEIGAKLDMPGRVTGNIALFDIKKRNVLVANSEGPVTIYSAAGEVRSRGLELDLSGQLSDRWSLIGSYAYTDAEVTEDPDYKGNQLQNVARNSGSLSAVYDFGNVIGGDQLRVGAGARYVGEREGNAVNDFELPGYTVADAFATYDTQLDGQKVKFQLNVKNLFDRTYYTSAASRFFVSMGDSRQVTLSSTLEF, encoded by the coding sequence ATGAAGTCCAGGGCAAAATCGGGTTCGGTCAAACAATGGCTGGGTGTTGCTGCGTTGAGCTTTTCGGCGTTGGCGTTGTTGCCGCTGAGTGTAGCAATGGCTGCAGACACCCGTGCCCCGCAACGCGCGCCCTTCAGTTTTTCGATGGCCGCCAAACCGCTGCCCCAGGCCCTGAGCGACTTCAGCCGCGTCACTGGCATCAGTGTGATCTACACCGATGAAGCGCCCTACGGCCTCAACGCGCCGGCCATCAACGGCCAGATGAGTGCCGAACAGGCGCTGCAGCGTTTACTCAGCGGTTCAGGCTTCACCTTCCGTCGCACCGACGATCACACCATCGCACTGGAACCGCAGCCCACCGAAGGCGCCTTGAACCTCGGGGCGACCACCATCACTTCGGTGATGGATCAATCCACCAGCTACCAGCCGCCGCCCACCAGTTCGATCATGCGCAGTTCGGCGCCGATTCAGGAGATCCCGCAGACCATCAACGTGGTGGCGGCCCAGGTCATTCGCGATCAGGCACCGCGTAATCTGGATGACGCGCTGGCCAACGTCAGCGGTATTACCCAGGGCAATACGCTGGGCAGCACTCAGGATTCAGTCATGACCCGCGGCTTCGGCGACAACCGCAACGGCTCGATCATGCGCGACGGCATGCCCCTGGTGCAGGGCCGAGGCATGAACGCCACGGTGGACCGGGTTGAAGTGCTCAAGGGGCCGGCTTCGTTGCTCTACGGGATTCAGGACCCGGGCGGTGTGGTGAACATGGTCAGCAAAAAGCCAGAACTTGAGCAGTACAACGCCCTGACCCTGCGCGGCTCGACTTACGGTGAAGGAAAAAACGGCAGTGGCGGCAGCTTCGACAGCACCGGCGCCCTGGGCACCTCCGGGCTGGCCTATCGCATGGTGCTGGACCACGAAGACGAAGATTACTGGCGCAACTACGGTGTACATCGCGAGACTCTGGTGGCGCCGTCGCTGGCCTGGTTCGGCGAGCGCACCAAGCTGCTCTTCGCCTATGAGCATCGCGAATTCCTCACCCCGTTCGACCGTGGCACCGTGATCGATCCGCGCACTAACCACCCCTTGGACATCTCTCGCAATGAGCGCCTCGACGAGCCGTTCAACGACATGGAAGGGCGTTCGGATCTCTATCACTTCGAGGCCGATCACGAACTCAACGACAACTGGAACGCCCACTTAGGCTACAGCTGGAACCGCGAAACCTACGACGCCAGCCAAGTCCGTGTCACCGCCATCGACACCGGCAAAGGCACCCTGACCCGCAGCATGGACGGCACGCAGAATGCGATCAGCACCGACCGGTTCGCCACGGCCAGCCTTGAAGGCAAGGTCAATGTCGCGGGCATGCAGCATGACTTGGTGTTCGGGATCGATGACGAGTACCGCAAGATCTACCGCGCCGACCTGATCCGCCAGAAAAGCCTGAGCACGTTCAGCTACCTCAACCCGGTCTACGGCCGTGAAGTCCAGGGCACCACAGTCAGCCCGGCGGACAGCGCCCAGACCGATTTGCTGCGCAGCGATTCGGTGTTTGTGCAGGACTCGATTCACCTCACCGACCAGTGGATTTTTGTAGCGGGCGGGCGTTTTCAGGCGTACGACCAGTACGCCGGCAAAGGCGTGCCGTTCAAGGCCAACACCGACAACAACGGCCAGAAATGGGTGCCGCGCGCCGGCCTCGTCTATCGCTACACCGATGAGCTGTCGTTCTACGGCAGCTACACCGAATCCTTCAAACCCAACTCGACCATCGCCCCCCTGAGCGGCAGCAGTACCGTGCTCGATGGCAGCATTGCACCGGAACAAGCCAAGTCCTGGGAGATCGGTGCCAAGCTTGATATGCCGGGGCGGGTCACGGGCAACATCGCCCTGTTCGATATCAAGAAACGCAACGTGTTGGTGGCCAACTCCGAAGGACCGGTCACGATCTACAGTGCGGCCGGCGAAGTGCGTTCCCGCGGCCTTGAACTGGATCTAAGCGGTCAACTGAGTGACCGCTGGAGCCTGATCGGCAGTTACGCCTACACCGATGCCGAAGTGACCGAGGACCCGGACTACAAGGGCAATCAACTGCAAAACGTGGCCAGGAACAGCGGTTCGCTGTCGGCGGTGTACGACTTCGGCAATGTCATCGGTGGCGATCAACTGCGGGTCGGCGCGGGGGCGCGTTATGTCGGGGAGCGGGAGGGCAACGCGGTGAATGATTTCGAGCTGCCGGGCTACACCGTTGCCGACGCATTCGCCACCTACGACACGCAGCTTGATGGGCAAAAGGTCAAGTTCCAGCTCAACGTGAAGAACCTGTTTGACCGCACTTACTACACCTCGGCGGCGAGCCGGTTCTTTGTGTCGATGGGTGATTCGCGGCAGGTGACGTTGTCGAGTACGTTGGAGTTCTAA
- a CDS encoding AraC family transcriptional regulator has translation MPALETLQVFQALNRSPNARLEHSAELGDGMAAALWSNHHDAQDYEAPSHHTLSCYIAGGTGTFRRDQPGTKGGPDKLCILPADHQSGWVINGDIRLAHLYFSPEQFALGCVTLLDREPREVQLREGTFLDDPLQARRFRQMIGLNWDEPGERLLTSSLAHEMLSHALLSQVGLRDGLRLKGGLAAHQRRQLVEYIDSQLGEAISLGQLAALCALSEYHFARMFRESFGLPPHQYVLARRLGRARELLRSTSQPLGDIALACGFASASHFTNRFRQVSGGTPGEYRQAFLR, from the coding sequence ATGCCCGCACTGGAAACCCTGCAAGTCTTTCAAGCCCTCAACCGCTCGCCCAATGCTCGCCTCGAGCACAGCGCCGAGCTCGGTGACGGCATGGCGGCAGCCTTGTGGAGCAACCATCACGACGCCCAGGATTACGAAGCGCCGAGCCACCACACTTTGTCCTGCTACATCGCGGGCGGCACCGGCACTTTTCGCCGCGATCAGCCCGGCACCAAGGGTGGACCGGACAAGCTGTGCATCCTGCCGGCCGATCATCAGTCAGGCTGGGTGATCAACGGCGACATTCGTCTGGCCCACCTCTATTTCAGCCCGGAACAATTCGCCCTCGGCTGCGTCACGCTGCTGGACCGCGAGCCCCGTGAAGTGCAGTTGCGCGAAGGCACGTTCCTCGACGACCCGCTGCAAGCGCGGCGCTTTAGGCAGATGATCGGCCTCAATTGGGATGAACCCGGCGAACGCCTGCTCACCAGCAGCCTGGCCCACGAAATGCTCAGCCATGCCTTGCTCAGTCAGGTCGGCCTGCGCGACGGATTACGACTCAAGGGCGGGTTGGCGGCGCATCAGCGGCGACAGTTGGTGGAATACATCGACAGCCAGTTGGGCGAAGCCATCAGCCTGGGACAACTGGCAGCGCTGTGCGCGCTGTCGGAATACCACTTTGCGCGGATGTTCCGCGAAAGCTTCGGCCTGCCGCCGCATCAGTACGTGCTGGCACGGCGACTGGGCCGGGCGCGGGAGTTGTTGCGCTCGACATCGCAGCCGCTGGGGGACATCGCGCTGGCCTGCGGATTTGCCAGTGCCAGTCACTTCACCAACCGGTTTCGCCAGGTCTCGGGGGGGACGCCGGGCGAATATCGGCAGGCGTTTTTGCGCTAG
- a CDS encoding DMT family transporter, whose protein sequence is MNLSLYLLTVLIWGTTWIALKWQLGVVAIPVSIVYRFGLAALVLFVMLLLSRRLQVMNRRGHLICLAQGLCLFCVNFMCFLTASQWIPSGLVAVVFSTATLWNALNARVFFGQKIARNVLMGGALGLCGLGLLFWPGLVGHTASPQTLLGLGLALCGTLCFSAGNMLSSLQQKAGLKPLTTNAWGMAYGAAMLSVWCLVKGIPFDVEWSARYIGSLLYLVIPGSVIGFTAYLTLVGRMGPERAAYCTVLFPVVALNVSAFAEGYQWTLPALMGLVLVMLGNVLVFRKPKAPMVQGNGKLA, encoded by the coding sequence ATGAACCTTTCGTTGTATTTGTTGACCGTGCTGATCTGGGGCACCACCTGGATTGCCTTGAAATGGCAGTTGGGTGTCGTGGCGATTCCCGTGTCGATCGTTTATCGCTTCGGCCTCGCCGCACTGGTGCTGTTTGTAATGTTGCTGCTCAGTCGGCGGTTACAGGTGATGAACCGTCGTGGGCATTTGATTTGCCTGGCGCAAGGGCTGTGCCTGTTCTGCGTCAACTTCATGTGCTTCCTGACGGCCAGCCAGTGGATTCCGAGCGGTCTGGTCGCCGTGGTGTTTTCCACCGCGACACTGTGGAACGCCCTCAATGCACGGGTGTTCTTCGGCCAGAAAATTGCCCGCAACGTGCTGATGGGCGGCGCGCTGGGCTTGTGCGGCCTGGGCCTGCTGTTCTGGCCGGGACTGGTCGGCCATACCGCCAGCCCGCAAACCCTGCTCGGCCTGGGTCTGGCGCTGTGCGGCACCCTGTGTTTCTCGGCGGGCAACATGCTGTCGAGCCTGCAACAGAAGGCCGGGCTCAAGCCGCTGACCACCAACGCCTGGGGCATGGCCTATGGCGCGGCGATGCTGTCGGTGTGGTGCCTGGTCAAGGGCATTCCATTCGATGTGGAGTGGAGCGCCCGCTACATCGGTTCGCTGTTGTACCTGGTCATTCCGGGTTCGGTGATTGGTTTCACGGCTTACTTGACACTGGTCGGGCGTATGGGGCCGGAGCGCGCCGCGTATTGCACCGTGTTGTTCCCGGTGGTGGCGCTGAACGTGTCTGCGTTCGCCGAGGGGTATCAATGGACCTTGCCGGCCCTGATGGGGCTGGTGCTGGTGATGCTGGGCAACGTACTGGTGTTCCGCAAGCCCAAGGCGCCGATGGTTCAAGGCAATGGCAAGCTGGCTTGA
- a CDS encoding DUF2165 domain-containing protein, translating into MSQITTNQVIKFSKATLMLFVSFFGLLVMYSNITDYATNYEYLSHILSMDTTHASFRYSERAIASPILQHRIYWLIITLEVMYTTFCIMGTYYLYKNINSSSKKFHEAKKFAIIGLLIALFLYYLCFQVIGAEWFNMDQSQHWNYKDWAQHIVDFMLPSLLYVAIRIER; encoded by the coding sequence TTGAGCCAAATCACGACCAACCAGGTTATAAAATTCAGTAAAGCCACACTGATGTTATTCGTCAGTTTCTTCGGCTTGCTGGTGATGTACAGCAACATTACCGATTACGCCACCAACTATGAGTACCTGTCGCATATCCTGAGCATGGACACCACCCATGCGAGTTTCAGGTACAGCGAACGAGCGATTGCCTCGCCCATTCTCCAGCATCGGATTTACTGGCTGATCATTACCCTTGAAGTCATGTACACGACCTTCTGCATCATGGGCACGTACTATCTGTACAAGAACATCAACTCCAGCAGCAAGAAATTCCACGAAGCGAAGAAGTTCGCCATTATCGGCTTATTGATTGCACTCTTTCTTTATTACCTCTGTTTCCAAGTCATTGGTGCCGAGTGGTTCAATATGGACCAATCGCAACACTGGAACTACAAAGACTGGGCCCAGCATATTGTCGACTTCATGTTGCCATCGCTGCTGTACGTGGCGATCAGGATCGAGCGTTGA
- a CDS encoding 2-hydroxyacid dehydrogenase — MKKTVLAFSRVTPEMVERLQQDFDVIVPNPKNGDINAQFNEALPHAHGLIGVGRKLGRAQLENAAKLEVVSSVSVGYDNYDVAYLSERGIMLTNTPDVLTESTADLAFALLMSSARRVAELDAWTKAGQWQASVGTALFGCDVHGKTLGIVGMGNIGAAIARRGRFGFNMPILYSGNSRKTALEQELGAQMRSLDELLAEADFVCLVVPLSEKTKHLISHRELALMKPSAILVNIARGPVVDEPALIEALQNNRIRGAGLDVYEKEPLAESPLFQLKNAVTLPHIGSATHETREAMANRAVANLRSALLGERPQDLVNPQVWKG; from the coding sequence ATGAAAAAGACCGTCCTCGCCTTCAGCCGCGTCACGCCTGAAATGGTCGAACGCCTGCAACAAGACTTCGACGTCATCGTGCCGAATCCGAAAAATGGCGACATCAACGCCCAGTTCAATGAAGCCCTGCCCCATGCCCATGGCCTGATCGGCGTCGGCCGCAAACTCGGTCGCGCCCAACTGGAGAACGCCGCGAAACTGGAGGTGGTGTCCAGCGTGTCGGTGGGCTACGACAACTATGATGTCGCGTACCTCAGTGAGCGCGGGATCATGCTCACCAACACCCCGGACGTGCTCACGGAAAGCACCGCTGATCTGGCGTTCGCCCTGCTGATGAGCAGTGCCCGGCGCGTGGCGGAACTCGACGCCTGGACCAAGGCCGGCCAATGGCAGGCGAGCGTCGGCACGGCGTTGTTCGGTTGCGACGTGCATGGCAAGACCCTGGGTATCGTCGGCATGGGCAACATCGGCGCGGCCATCGCTCGCCGTGGGCGCTTCGGTTTCAACATGCCGATCCTCTACAGCGGTAACAGCCGCAAGACCGCGCTGGAACAAGAGCTCGGCGCACAGATGCGCAGCCTGGATGAACTGTTGGCCGAAGCCGATTTCGTCTGCCTGGTGGTACCACTCAGCGAGAAAACCAAACACCTGATCAGCCATCGCGAACTGGCGCTGATGAAGCCGAGCGCGATTCTGGTGAACATCGCTCGCGGCCCGGTGGTCGACGAACCGGCACTGATCGAAGCCTTGCAGAACAACCGGATTCGCGGCGCCGGGCTGGACGTGTACGAAAAGGAGCCGCTGGCCGAGTCGCCACTGTTTCAGCTGAAAAACGCCGTGACGCTTCCGCACATTGGCTCGGCGACCCACGAAACCCGCGAAGCCATGGCCAATCGTGCCGTGGCCAACCTGCGCAGCGCCTTGTTGGGTGAGCGACCGCAAGATCTGGTCAACCCGCAAGTCTGGAAAGGCTGA
- a CDS encoding YkgJ family cysteine cluster protein has product MNTTFSCVGCGKCCNDHHVPLTLPEARMWAADGGQVIVLVEAFLGNGLGLPAQQRDHAERRSAVVHSGESAAYVAITFAAYNVGPCRNLDEDNLCRIYERRPLVCRIYPMEINPHIALNPAIKECPSESWEKGPDLIVGGELVDRELRVLIERSRQADRDDIQMKDAICALLGIRTTALKGDGFTAYLPDMNEFASILDDLAGQTLPQWDSEWLFHVSGEDIARQVTDAGGQVATQAPANYSFISLRVA; this is encoded by the coding sequence ATGAATACGACGTTTTCCTGCGTAGGCTGTGGCAAATGCTGCAACGATCACCATGTGCCCCTGACCCTGCCCGAAGCCCGGATGTGGGCGGCCGATGGCGGGCAGGTGATCGTGCTGGTGGAGGCGTTCCTGGGCAACGGCCTGGGCCTGCCGGCGCAGCAACGCGACCACGCTGAGCGCCGCTCGGCAGTGGTTCACAGCGGCGAATCCGCGGCGTACGTCGCCATCACCTTTGCTGCCTACAACGTCGGCCCCTGCCGGAATCTTGACGAGGACAACCTCTGCCGCATCTACGAGCGCCGGCCATTGGTGTGCCGCATTTATCCGATGGAAATCAATCCGCACATCGCACTCAACCCGGCCATCAAGGAGTGCCCGTCCGAGTCATGGGAAAAAGGGCCGGACCTGATCGTTGGCGGTGAGTTGGTGGACCGCGAGCTCCGGGTACTGATTGAGCGTTCCCGCCAGGCGGATCGCGATGATATTCAGATGAAGGATGCGATTTGCGCGCTATTGGGGATTCGCACGACGGCGCTGAAGGGGGATGGATTTACCGCTTATCTGCCGGACATGAACGAGTTTGCCTCGATCCTCGACGACTTGGCCGGGCAGACGTTGCCGCAGTGGGACAGCGAATGGCTGTTCCATGTGTCCGGTGAAGATATCGCCAGGCAGGTCACGGATGCCGGTGGGCAAGTGGCAACGCAGGCGCCGGCGAACTACTCGTTTATTTCGTTGCGGGTGGCTTGA
- a CDS encoding GNAT family N-acetyltransferase, whose translation MRRNLAEAVPAIPWPGDLQLTRYRPELADTAHQLMTLGYREGGGCVPALECWQRQFETDPEYDPDLCFIALDAEGVVAVCQCWTSAYIKDLVVHPRAQRRGLGRALLLHAFKVFQQRREGFVDLKVLEDNLRAQRLYESVGMYVVRREPVPA comes from the coding sequence ATGCGGCGCAACCTCGCCGAGGCTGTGCCGGCCATCCCTTGGCCAGGCGATCTTCAATTGACCCGCTACCGCCCTGAACTTGCCGACACCGCCCATCAGTTAATGACACTGGGTTACCGCGAGGGCGGTGGGTGCGTACCGGCGCTGGAGTGCTGGCAACGGCAATTTGAAACCGACCCCGAATACGATCCCGACCTGTGTTTCATTGCCCTGGATGCCGAAGGTGTGGTTGCCGTGTGCCAGTGCTGGACCAGCGCCTACATCAAAGACCTGGTGGTGCATCCACGGGCTCAACGGCGAGGTCTGGGCCGCGCTTTGCTGCTGCACGCGTTCAAGGTATTCCAGCAACGCCGCGAAGGTTTTGTGGACTTGAAGGTGCTGGAAGACAACCTGCGCGCGCAGCGGTTGTATGAAAGCGTCGGGATGTATGTGGTTCGCCGGGAACCGGTTCCAGCCTGA
- a CDS encoding chemotaxis protein CheV gives MSSIKARADSLSLLLFTLRSGKLMAINLLKVSEIIPCPPLTKLPESHPHVKGIATLRGASLSVIDLSRAIGERPLEDPNGGCLIVTDVSRSKQGLHVQAVSKIVHCLTTDIRPPPFGSGGVRSYITGVTSVDGTLVQVLDIEKVIHGIAPAQIETAPTELSMEDAELLGNARILVVDDSQVALQQSVHTLRNLGLQCHTARSAKEAIDCLLDLQGTAQQINLIVSDIEMSEMDGYAFTRTLRETPDFAHLYVLLHTSLDSAMNSEKARQAGANAVLTKFSSPELTQCLITAAKAVAEQGH, from the coding sequence ATGTCTTCCATCAAAGCCCGTGCAGATTCACTGTCGCTTCTGCTGTTTACCTTGCGCAGCGGCAAGTTGATGGCAATCAACCTGCTCAAAGTCAGTGAAATCATCCCCTGCCCGCCGCTGACCAAGCTGCCGGAGTCGCACCCCCACGTCAAAGGCATTGCCACGCTGCGTGGTGCGTCGCTGTCAGTGATCGACCTGAGCCGCGCCATCGGCGAACGTCCGCTGGAAGACCCGAATGGCGGCTGCCTGATCGTCACCGACGTCAGCCGCTCCAAGCAGGGCCTGCACGTCCAGGCGGTGAGCAAGATCGTTCACTGCCTGACCACCGATATCCGTCCGCCGCCCTTCGGCTCCGGCGGGGTGCGCTCGTACATCACCGGCGTGACCTCGGTCGATGGCACCCTGGTGCAGGTACTGGACATCGAAAAAGTCATCCACGGCATCGCCCCGGCGCAGATCGAAACGGCACCGACCGAACTGAGCATGGAAGACGCCGAGCTGTTGGGCAACGCACGGATTCTGGTGGTCGATGACAGTCAGGTGGCCCTGCAGCAATCAGTGCACACGTTGCGCAATCTTGGCCTGCAATGCCATACGGCGCGCAGCGCCAAGGAAGCCATCGACTGCCTGCTGGATTTACAAGGCACCGCCCAGCAGATCAATCTGATTGTCTCGGACATCGAAATGTCCGAAATGGACGGCTACGCCTTCACCCGAACCCTGCGCGAAACGCCGGATTTTGCGCACCTCTATGTGCTGCTGCATACCTCGCTGGACAGCGCGATGAACAGTGAAAAGGCTCGTCAGGCCGGTGCCAACGCGGTGCTGACCAAGTTCTCCTCGCCCGAACTGACCCAGTGCCTGATCACGGCAGCCAAGGCTGTGGCTGAACAGGGTCATTGA